The region tatgttgattttttcaataagaCGACTGtagcttttaatatttgtcaagCATTGTCGATTCAGATTTCGACACTAATCGATGACCTTTCTCCCCTTCTTCCCTTTTTCTCctattcaacttttttttttatatatttcatatgaaaaaaaaaaactatcacCCTTTAtcatataagatttatttgatGTACGAAATCtaaaaatgagattaaataACCGTGCAACATTAATCAGAATTCAGAGTTGGAGCAGCTTTCGTCTACATCAACCGGTCTCTGTCAGAAATTTATGACATTCGTGTGTCATCGATGAATGTCACGAATGTgaatggaaaatttatattacagctACATATctgtaatgaaatttttactcCACAACGACACGTTTATCAGGTAAATAGCCATCGCCGCTGTTCTCTCAACTGCGACTAAATCTCGCCGATGACGTCGCAGATCAATTGCGAGAACGAGGTCCTGTTGTTCTCTTTGTCCGTTATCGGTGGAGATTGTCGCGAATCGTGCGCAGAGAGAATTGCAAACGACGCAGAAAGCGGAGAAACGGGGATGGGTTCGGAGATACGCGAGGAGCTTTCCGATTTAATGCCCCTTCGTGAGAAACATCGATCAAAAAGGAATTTTCATTGCTGTCCTATTGTTTGCTCAACTCAATGTATTTGTCGTTTTGCATTCTAATCGACTCAACGAcgcgcgttctctctctctcgcaaagTCGTTAACTTTGTACTCTCGTCGTGtgtaaatttaagtttttaactTACCACTTAAGGGACAATTTTCTAGGAGTTTATCGGATAAAGATCGGATATCGATCATTTTTCGCGTTCCGTTTCTGGATATACGTTTTAGAGAGATCTTCTCTTCGGATCGGACTATTTCAGGGACATGAAATCGCTATTGAAAGTGTCGTGAATGTGTCCTTGTGTAATTTACGATTTGTGTATTCATTCCTTTTCTCCATCCCGTGGCGTCATTCTGGCTGGCACGCatataagtatacatataGCGAGTTctctctaataaattataattatacaatagtcTCCTCTAAGACAATTGATAAACGATTGTCGAATACAATCTTAAAAATGTCGAGCGACTTATCATATTGGACTGGTCGAACTTCCTTCGAATCTTTACGAAGCCTGTATTAGAAgcgaaaacataaatatataaaaattgaaagtaaataaatagaaatatgagATCGTATAAAACAGAAGAGATTAAAAGgtgaaaaatgtttgttatgtttctaaaaattattgagcaatatttgatttgatttcatgcatattttatgaatattttaaactttgttttctaattatacaaacaaatttgaaatatatatatatatatatatatatatatatatatatatatatatataaatgtcattgtacaatttaaatgtttaaatttttctgaaatagtAAGTTAAACTCGCATCTAAAATTTCTACGTTATCTtttgtatttgtaataaaaaaagaaattaaagagtcGTCAACCGGAATGGCAGGGGGTTTCCAAACGACTCTTGAAAGTTGAGTGCCGAGGGTCTAAGAAAGTGCCAGTCTGACAACAACTCCCTTTTTCCACTTTGAAACGTGCATCGAAATATTCATTGGCGCTCGTGGAAGGAGAACTCGCTACCGTTCGTGTCGTGATTATCGAGCGTGTCGTACAGCCGGGTTCGAATAAATAACCGCATCACCACGTAATCACTCATCAAATCACttgcgaaagagaaaaagtgtgtgagaaagagagagaaaaaaaagatcgtatGCAATACAGGATATGCGAATGGGATTTAAACAAAGGATATATCGTCGTCGTTAAAGGAGAAACACCAATGATGAAGTAACAATGTATACattatacgtaatatataaatacgtataaaaagaatgaataaatctacatatacatataaataagatatagattaataaaaaatctcaaatcgttatatcattattattcacCAATATTGAGGGCTGTTGTTTACCATACCTGATAAGTACAATCAATATCctcgagagaaaagaaagaaaaagagaaagagaaagcttGATTGAAGAGTGACTTAATTCGAGATATTTATtacgtctaaaaaaaaaaaaaaataagggtACAATAAAAGTAACAGCATTTGAGTAAAGAAGCTGAtttaattcgattaaaataatagggATTGTGGTATATAAATCATGAATCTCACGAACGAAAATCGCAATACGCGTGTAAGGCTAGAAAacgtattcataaaaaataacaatgtacGCTTCTCGGTCACGAGTGTAATTTTCATCACACAATTTCTCGTTACGAGTGGCACTAGTCAAaagtagatttataaaaaaaaaaaattaaaaaaaaaaaaaatgtgaaaaaatattgcttacaaaaaattatagttaaaaatatcgagaacgCGCGCAAAATCGTCGAAGCCTCTCGCGCGAGgcttacatataataatttaggcgtcaattataatttctgtacTAATCGGTTAATCGCGGgagaaaaaagttaaaacgATTTACAAAAACTTGTGTACAAGTTCGACTCGATTTCGAGTCTCCCACTTTTCGTCCTCTAAAGTAAATCCGATTTGCTTGCCTTGTGTTTTCAGCAAATTGAATTTCGTTGTACAATTTAAGAAGCTCATTTAGGCTAATTCTCGAACGGTGTAGCAATTAAAAcgctcgcttttttttttctatccgcGAATAGCGGGAATTCATTCCtctagagaaaattttttttccctacTGCGTATTCTCTCAACATTCTCAACATTCGCGCAATTTGGAATGATTAGTCGGCAGTgtgtttttcaaatttacaaatgtcattgtatcgaaataatattccGCATATTTGGttgagtaaataatataattgtgataatttatgtattattaatattattgattatagcGTGGGAATATTATTTACTCCATCAAACGTacagaatattatttcttaatgacatttacaaatttgtaaaatgtgaCGCGATCTCGTGCCAACTGACGGTTGAAATTTTAACGATGTTTAATCGAGTTTTTGTACAACGCTCCTTATCATCTCCGTTTTCTTTCTTGTAGAAATTTCCGATGTCATCATCAATGGGACCGAATCAGTGCGAATCAGTGCACCGACTCGCTTACGTCGATCGGTCCATTTTCTCGTGCggagattataatattagtctCGGTTGAATCCTCGCCAGTTTGAGACTTTTCCCGATTCTTTGATGTTGCTTGCCCTAAAAGGTCACATCGTATTTGTCTATATTTTCatctcgcgtaaaaaaaagGTGCTTTCGGTAAGCAAGCAAATTCTGGATAAACgattctttttacatatttcgaaAGCTATCGCGGTgaatatttgacaaatttatttccttgcgtttaaaatattttaacgaatattttttctctcttttttatgacgagagatttataacaaaaatccaAATACTTCGCAATCGCATTTCCGTCAATGATGCTCTTACAGAAGTCGCGTTCTAATGCTTTCACATCGAAAATGCAGAAATTTACGGAGGAAAGGTCGATTATAAAGTGTAAGTCTATCGCGTTTACGAGAGTAtcgtaaatatgtataaagatgCTGGGGGAGCGTCACAGACGGGACTTTAATCATCTCCTTTGAGGCATTCGCGACAAAGGCAAGCGGAGTCCAGATATTACGCTCACCTTGACCGAGATCTCGCGCTTTGCCGAGATAGGAGTACTCTCGTGCGTTCGCCAAACCGGCTAGCACACAGGCACTGAGAGCGCTGCGACTGAGATTCATGGGAGATGCATCGTACCATTCGTTGTAATCCGCATCGTAACATTCGACGTACGCGATTGTACTCGATCCTGTAATAATAACGTCGTTCGCTTGCAATATCATAAgccgtttattttataaaatttattattttataattaaaatcgcatTCCCCCCTtccaataataacttttttgcaTGCGTATAATCTTCCTAatgtctataatatattttgatcacGTAcatcgttattaatttttaaattttttcagtaCTTTTTTGGTGAAgaggtaaattaaaattttgacgcttgctttatctttcatttacaaatattagagatattattaaaagaggagatatttatttttcatcgtttGTCGAATgcgaataatatatgaataataaataagagatataaaaataacttcttTCAGGACTTACCGTTGTAACCGCCAATAACAAAAATCATATCATCAAGTATGACTGTGGCAAAATTGCTGCGTGGGCTAAACATTTCCGAGATCTCGTGCCATTGGTCGGAATGATTTGGAGTGTAACGCTCtcctgaaaaataaatatttgtttttcttgaATGCGATGCCACATTTTTCCGATACATACGTGAAACCTGTCATTTCAAACGCTCGcgtggaaaatatttaacacgcAGTCGTGCGTACAGATGTTTGTAAAGACTACATCACATATACATGCACTACATTCGGACGAGCGCTGTATTCCGTAAATGACGTAGTTACAGAAGCGCAAATTTGCACTACATGAATATTTCCATATGAAGCTAAATCCTGACAAATCTGTAAAAACTTTTCTTGACTAACTAATAATTAACATGATGTTATTAACACATATACACTCTCTTTcgcatctataatttttatacgcaaaattcatacataaacaataattacatatttataaaatgtctgcgcatttatataaatcagaattattaattagttatttatattagcataaaacattattctcttcaatataaaatgtatcgaAATACCCGAGATGCTctcaaattgcaattataattattgcaattgcCTCGACCCGCAATTATCAATCGGAAAATTACTTATCTTTCCACTATCGTTACGGCTGATATCAGAAGAGCGATTGTACAAGTTCTCGCACAATTGGAAAATCGGTAAGAATCGGTACTAACCGGAACTCAATCTGGCGACGCCGCTGAATCCGCCGAGAGCATAGAGACTATCGCGAAAGGCGACGAGGGAGACCCCGGATCGCGGACTGATCATCGAGTGGATGTTGGTCCACTGGTTAGTCTCCACATCAAAGACCTCGGCCGAATCGAGAACTTCCTGGCCATTGAAGCCGCCGACGATGTAGATCTTGTCGTGTAGGGCGGCCGCGCTCGCGTCCGATCGTTGCCGATGCATCGACGGTATCATCTCCCACTGGTTCCTCTGCGGTTCGTATCGTTCGCCGGAGCTCATCCTTGTGCGGCCATTGTATCCGCCGAGCGCATAAATCTTGCCGCCTTAGACAATGTGTAAATAGATGACGTGAAACGAGTATCTTAGTTTTCCCCAAAaatgaagtaattaattttgagcAAAAGATATCTTTATCTTCGTATAAaacttctgtttttttttaacacagctttatattttaaagctatTTGTAGAAGAATTCCGCTGTTGCTctctttaacaataatttatagtaattgtaaatttttagaatttagaattataattttatataaactttattaatagtaattaataaataagagcaGGATTGCGTGCATTTGAAAAAGGGATTTTCTTCTCTCATTTTGCGAGATCGGAAAACTCACCGTGCGTACAAACGCTGACGTAACATCTGGCATGGTACATGCAGGCGCGTTCTCGCCATTCTTTCGTCACCGGATCGAAGCATCGCACTGTACTAAAGTGCTCGTTGCCATCGAATCCGCCGATCATATAAATGAGATTGTTCAGGGTGCACAGTCCATGATAAGTCCTCGGTGTTACATCCGTGTTCATTGATACGAACCATCTGTCAGCTCTAGAGTTGACATTTAGATAAGTtacgcaaaatttttaaggtgatattaattaatataaaaattataaaagtacatgttctctttaattacttttttttataaaatatgctgtcttaatatttttaatgacagtttgtcttattaaaatataaaggtgtcataatatttcttcacgagatattaaaataaacatagcagagaaattctaaaataattaaattaaacattgggATATCTCCCAGACTacacattcttttttaaaaaaaaaacgactttaaattaatcgagAAGAATTTTGTGtcactatttataaaaaatatttatttatttatttacttttacgtaaaattctagaaaagagaaatcaaGTCCAGTATAGACGCGGCGATATTTTTGGACTCTTAAATTTCGATTTCTATGGAAATTTTAGTTATGCGATATTACTTTGTCGTAGAATTCGACACACCTTGTGTCATAAGTTTCTACAAAACTGGTGGGCGAACCAGCGCTCCATCCACCGATCGCAAACAATATTTCGTATGGGATTCGGGGTCTCGCAAGAGGATTTTTTAGATCGATCTCGCCACTGTTCTGCTTTGCATCTTGCTCGGTTAAATAGGTATTTACAGGAAGCAGTATTTGTTGGCACGCCTTAAAAAGTTTgaatatagagagaaatttaacataatattacgcaaaaagaaaaattgtatcacAAGggggataaagaaaaattatcactcataatacataatatctgCACTATGCTTACATTAATCATTCTCGACTCGAAGTGAAGCGAAACAATGCATTAAGGGTTAACAATGACGAAGGCACGTCCTTACCTCATCCTCCTCGACGAGCTTCCAGTTGAGGatgttattaatgaaatacttATGACTCATGAGACCGTAACGTATACATTTCAACAACCTCGGTAAATAAACCCGCCTCTTCTCGACACTAGTTTCAACCCACGTCTTGACAGCGTCAAACACGATCTCCTCGTTTTTCACATTAAGCTCATCGTCGCGCAATATTGCCTCCAATTCATCGTAATGGAGATCCTTGAATTCCGCGCTCTCCTGCAGTATCTGCTTGAAGTGGTGACGTATGTATTTACGGCCTTGCTTCTCGAGATCGCGACAGAAGTAGTGGCGtgcaaatttgaaaatacCTGCGGccgtaaaatatcttttacgtGTGACTAcaatgtaaatgaaaattatttcaaacatataaCGAATTTgttgaaagtaaaaaattaactttgacacaaacaaataattttaactcaGTGAAATGGAATTTGTACTGTTATACATctgtaagaataaattatataaaatttatatatttttatatctgtttttatGTAAGAAGGCTTACCTAAGCAATTCTCCGGTCGTAGCTCCTGTAGCAAGAATTGACAGCAGAGCTGAACGATTCCGAGGACTTCGAACTGATCGGCGACCGGCAATAGTTGCTCGACATTGTCCGCGTTTATGTTGCAGGTGCCCGTGTAGGCGTAATCGAGGATCAGACTGAAAATTTCACCGGGCACGGAATTGATGACGACTTCTGAGGTCTCGGTTTTTCCGCCTCTCAAGCTGTTGGTGAAAAGGGCCTTGAAGTAGGGGCTCACCGCGGATAGTATGGCGCGATGGACTGGGAATACTTGATCCCTCGGGCATCTTATGACACCATCGCACAGCTGCTGGTTAGCCCTGAAGCCGACAGACTCGTCACAATTCTGAGAACGTTGCAGGggtgtttttataattaaagatttattttaaatccaaAATGAGTAAactaaaatagaatattttatattattttgctattCAAAAGCAAGAGATAAGGTATTCGAGTATGTGgactgattaattttaaagtcatgatgaaaaataaatctcagtCGTATGTCGTGAGAAAGATGAGACACTagctaatttataaataaattttttaattctcttattaattttctttttaaatatgtatatatatttctacaaaaaaaacatctaaaaaataaaaaactgtgaaaaaaaaactaactaAAACTGACTAATTTTTTAGAAGCAAGCAAACATTTTGCCAGCTTGTAcgtttttatgtgaaaaaaccACGCGTTATtacgatgagaaaaaaaaattaataatcctcGCCACGTTCTATaagagaagaggaaaaaagcCTTGATTACGGCGGCGCATAATTATGACCGACCTGAGCTCGGACCAGACGACGGGAAACTCCACGATGGCGTAATTGGACGGTAGACACATGCATTTCCTGATTCTCGTCGACTGCTTTCGCCTGGACTGCTTGAAGAACCTGCTGATGCCGGAAGTGGAGGCGCGTGACACTCGAGTATGGGACGATCTTCTGAAGCTCATCCTGCTAACGTCCATCT is a window of Cataglyphis hispanica isolate Lineage 1 chromosome 4, ULB_Chis1_1.0, whole genome shotgun sequence DNA encoding:
- the LOC126848855 gene encoding kelch-like protein 10, which translates into the protein MDVSRMSFRRSSHTRVSRASTSGISRFFKQSRRKQSTRIRKCMCLPSNYAIVEFPVVWSELRANQQLCDGVIRCPRDQVFPVHRAILSAVSPYFKALFTNSLRGGKTETSEVVINSVPGEIFSLILDYAYTGTCNINADNVEQLLPVADQFEVLGIVQLCCQFLLQELRPENCLGIFKFARHYFCRDLEKQGRKYIRHHFKQILQESAEFKDLHYDELEAILRDDELNVKNEEIVFDAVKTWVETSVEKRRVYLPRLLKCIRYGLMSHKYFINNILNWKLVEEDEACQQILLPVNTYLTEQDAKQNSGEIDLKNPLARPRIPYEILFAIGGWSAGSPTSFVETYDTRADRWFVSMNTDVTPRTYHGLCTLNNLIYMIGGFDGNEHFSTVRCFDPVTKEWRERACMYHARCYVSVCTHGGKIYALGGYNGRTRMSSGERYEPQRNQWEMIPSMHRQRSDASAAALHDKIYIVGGFNGQEVLDSAEVFDVETNQWTNIHSMISPRSGVSLVAFRDSLYALGGFSGVARLSSGERYTPNHSDQWHEISEMFSPRSNFATVILDDMIFVIGGYNGSSTIAYVECYDADYNEWYDASPMNLSRSALSACVLAGLANAREYSYLGKARDLGQGQATSKNREKSQTGEDSTETNIIISARENGPIDVSESVH